Proteins from a single region of Bacteroidota bacterium:
- a CDS encoding transcriptional regulator translates to MNTDNAGKISGKANSLIRNLLLKDKTFFNIEEAHRILEDSTVGNVSEMLRSMERRGMIRKISAGHYCIVPFGEDSKTYLPNWHITAKELVYNSPYYIGFYSALDIHGLITQPSLTEQIVTSKQFIPKYKKIGNVKFEFIYFNEKHFFGFENTWIDKYDKIQCSDLEKTLIDCLYKPAYGSGITEIVKAIYKARQKINEEKMVKYIERFGSQSVMKRLGFILSRLDILYTLMRYLQSNISKVYTPLDPSLPSVGKYYSQWSVQENIQFEEIKNSLIN, encoded by the coding sequence ATGAATACAGATAACGCGGGTAAAATATCAGGAAAAGCCAACTCTCTTATAAGAAACCTTCTTTTAAAAGATAAAACATTTTTTAATATTGAAGAAGCACACAGGATTTTAGAGGATAGTACAGTCGGAAACGTAAGCGAGATGCTTCGCTCAATGGAGCGCAGAGGTATGATTCGGAAAATATCAGCAGGCCATTATTGCATAGTTCCTTTTGGGGAAGATTCAAAAACATATTTGCCAAACTGGCACATTACAGCTAAAGAGCTTGTTTACAACTCACCATATTATATTGGGTTTTACAGCGCATTGGATATACATGGCTTGATTACACAGCCCTCTTTAACCGAGCAGATTGTAACATCAAAACAGTTTATACCTAAGTACAAGAAAATAGGAAATGTAAAGTTTGAGTTTATATATTTTAATGAAAAACATTTCTTCGGATTTGAAAATACATGGATTGACAAATATGATAAAATCCAGTGCAGCGATTTGGAAAAAACTCTTATAGACTGTTTATATAAACCTGCATATGGTTCAGGAATAACTGAGATTGTTAAGGCTATTTACAAAGCCAGGCAGAAGATAAATGAAGAAAAGATGGTAAAGTATATTGAAAGATTTGGTTCACAGTCAGTAATGAAGCGGCTTGGATTCATCTTATCACGCCTTGATATTTTATATACTCTTATGCGATACTTGCAGTCAAACATTTCAAAAGTATACACTCCGCTTGATCCTTCTCTTCCCTCTGTAGGGAAATACTATTCCCAATGGAGTGTACAGGAAAATATCCAATTTGAAGAAATTAAAAATTCACTGATAAACTGA
- a CDS encoding nucleotidyl transferase AbiEii/AbiGii toxin family protein, whose amino-acid sequence MIKSGEINKIANQNALRDTQIEKDYILGWILYGISKNDTLDKLLVFKGGTAIRKLYINNYRLSEDLDFTISEGKINMEQLKTEFKNVIDWVKNESRMELEIRDENLNTKGNYSFYIGYVGPLGGDITKRDIKVDISDSEILCDEIVNRTALNEYSDLSEEYSLKSYSINEIIAEKLRSLMQRTVPRDLYDIWYLLEIEQNDLESCIEFFKKKAEYKDKDPAKFYETISAKEEKFKAEWKKSLEKQFKEIPDFEKIWRESLRHFKKISKQLN is encoded by the coding sequence ATGATTAAATCCGGAGAGATAAATAAAATTGCGAATCAAAATGCTCTTCGTGATACTCAAATTGAAAAAGATTATATCTTAGGATGGATTCTGTACGGAATTTCTAAAAACGATACGCTGGATAAGCTCCTTGTATTTAAAGGAGGAACTGCAATAAGAAAGCTTTACATAAATAATTACCGCCTTTCTGAAGACCTCGACTTTACTATTTCAGAGGGAAAAATAAATATGGAACAACTGAAAACCGAATTCAAAAATGTTATTGATTGGGTTAAAAATGAATCGAGGATGGAACTGGAAATTCGAGATGAAAATCTGAACACAAAAGGAAATTATTCTTTTTATATAGGATACGTTGGTCCATTGGGAGGTGATATAACAAAGAGGGATATTAAAGTTGATATAAGTGACAGTGAAATATTATGTGATGAAATTGTCAATAGAACTGCATTGAATGAATATTCAGATTTAAGCGAAGAATATTCTTTAAAGAGTTACAGTATCAATGAAATTATAGCAGAGAAATTAAGGTCGCTAATGCAGAGAACCGTTCCAAGAGATTTGTATGATATATGGTATCTCCTTGAAATTGAGCAGAACGATTTGGAAAGCTGTATTGAATTTTTTAAGAAAAAAGCAGAATATAAAGATAAGGATCCGGCAAAGTTTTATGAAACTATCTCTGCAAAGGAAGAAAAATTCAAAGCCGAATGGAAAAAAAGTCTTGAAAAACAATTTAAAGAAATTCCTGATTTTGAAAAAATCTGGCGGGAATCACTGAGGCATTTTAAAAAAATATCAAAACAGTTAAACTAA
- a CDS encoding endonuclease domain-containing protein, with translation MKVFNLHKFKQKRKTLRNNSTKAEKLLWERLKQSQLLNLKFRRQQGIGRYVVDFYCPEIELVIELDGESHDNVDSIEYDKIRTEFFEEHKIIVLRYKNEEVFKDIEKVLADIKSKVNLHFKE, from the coding sequence ATGAAAGTATTCAATCTCCATAAGTTCAAACAAAAAAGGAAAACTTTAAGAAACAATTCAACGAAAGCTGAAAAACTTTTATGGGAGAGATTAAAACAAAGTCAGCTGTTAAATCTAAAATTCAGAAGACAACAAGGAATAGGAAGATACGTTGTTGATTTTTATTGTCCCGAAATAGAACTAGTTATTGAATTAGATGGTGAATCCCATGATAATGTTGATTCAATTGAATACGATAAAATCAGAACTGAATTTTTTGAGGAGCATAAAATAATAGTTTTAAGATATAAGAATGAAGAAGTATTTAAAGATATTGAAAAAGTTTTAGCTGATATAAAGAGCAAAGTAAACTTACACTTCAAAGAGTGA
- a CDS encoding outer membrane beta-barrel protein — MNCCGFIDAACTGISAKQKLSWYQRRTYYSIFPSVFKSYWTSSFNLGINFEKPVADIFSVGAEMNYASFALDKNAADLTPGYTGGSFNAVQLLATGKICEYNSVNSVSPYGRVGLGISLTSFDDIRNPNGSVVLRGSSENGLGVMMAGGVAFNLQSGSKVTLEASYRVNNRPGDSYNGILFDVGYLFGL, encoded by the coding sequence ATTAATTGTTGCGGTTTTATTGATGCTGCCTGTACTGGCATCAGCGCAAAGCAGAAGTTATCTTGGTATCAACGCCGGACTTACTATTCCATCTTCCCGTCCGTATTTAAGTCATACTGGACTTCATCATTCAATCTCGGAATCAATTTTGAAAAACCGGTTGCAGATATATTTTCTGTCGGAGCTGAAATGAACTATGCCTCCTTTGCGCTGGATAAAAATGCCGCTGACCTTACACCGGGATATACCGGAGGTTCGTTCAATGCAGTACAGCTTCTTGCAACAGGGAAAATCTGTGAATACAACAGCGTTAACTCTGTATCACCTTACGGAAGAGTCGGTCTGGGAATCAGCCTGACTTCATTTGATGATATAAGAAATCCGAACGGTTCAGTTGTTTTGCGCGGCTCATCGGAAAACGGACTTGGCGTAATGATGGCAGGCGGAGTTGCATTCAATCTGCAAAGCGGCAGCAAAGTTACTCTTGAAGCAAGTTACAGAGTGAACAACCGCCCGGGTGACAGTTACAACGGAATTTTATTTGACGTAGGATATTTATTTGGATTATAA
- a CDS encoding T9SS type A sorting domain-containing protein codes for MKKIFLVLFVLTLQTCFAQSGWFWQNPKPTGGGFCDAAYIDANTIYALGATGEFLKSGDAGLTWNTKSIIIQTGFSTRTFIKMSVVNAQNIFALAVDTRTPLSSIYRLYKSTDAGNQWSEFLIDSVSHSWFNDLKFTNINTGYSFNNFNSYDGHIFKTTDGGQSWNLLTINGTDTLYALSFPGENTGFICGPSKKIFKTTNAGSNWISYNLPSGTSNYEQTFFLNENTGWILTPSRIFKTVNGGINFTNLGSTPGIASGYGFFDGNTGYGYFNGFYRTTNSGQNWTAVDIRAYRLNILNSTTGLITGAYGEISKTTNSGFNWTQLSLSAVPVSNSVNKISFTDQNYGWAAAGNRLLKTTNGGTQWITQPDTSKLYSSVKFIDQNTGVFSAYGGIYLSTSSGNNWNIVTGPEYSNYNFLNLSMTAPDTWYCIGKEISTSATIILKTTNGGSNWQSANSPSQFLLDISFTDANTGFVTFLGGIYKTTNGGSNWNLLTSTSASTISFINSNTGWYLYSGKIYKTTNGGINFQQVYNGGNLTLNCLKFANALTGWLLAYDGSSYGKILKTTDGGQTFFYNNYASSKLYDIAVLNENTVWVCGENGAILKTTTGGTIGIHQISASLPDKFYLEQNYPNPFNPNSNIVFSLPQNTFVKLNVFDLLGREVANLVNEKLSAGKYKYDFNASLLPSGIYFYKLETESFSETKKMVLVK; via the coding sequence ATGAAAAAAATATTTTTAGTTTTATTCGTTCTTACGTTGCAAACATGTTTTGCACAAAGCGGCTGGTTCTGGCAGAATCCTAAGCCTACTGGTGGAGGATTTTGCGATGCTGCCTATATTGATGCCAATACAATTTATGCATTAGGAGCAACAGGAGAGTTTTTAAAATCCGGCGATGCAGGTTTAACCTGGAACACTAAGAGTATAATCATACAAACAGGTTTTTCAACAAGAACATTTATAAAAATGTCTGTTGTAAACGCTCAGAATATTTTTGCTTTAGCTGTGGATACCAGAACACCCTTAAGCAGTATTTACAGATTGTACAAAAGTACTGATGCAGGTAATCAATGGAGTGAATTTCTTATAGATTCTGTTTCGCATTCGTGGTTTAATGATTTAAAATTTACAAATATAAACACGGGGTACAGTTTTAATAATTTCAACTCTTACGACGGGCATATTTTTAAAACAACGGATGGAGGGCAGTCATGGAACTTGCTTACAATAAACGGAACGGACACTCTCTACGCCTTATCTTTCCCAGGTGAAAATACAGGGTTCATCTGCGGTCCCTCTAAAAAAATATTTAAAACAACAAATGCCGGGAGTAACTGGATATCATATAATCTTCCTTCAGGCACCTCAAATTACGAACAAACTTTTTTCCTCAATGAAAATACAGGGTGGATATTAACACCTTCCAGAATATTTAAGACTGTTAACGGAGGAATAAATTTTACAAATCTTGGTTCGACTCCCGGTATTGCGTCCGGATATGGTTTCTTTGATGGAAATACGGGATACGGGTACTTCAACGGATTTTACAGGACTACAAATTCCGGACAAAACTGGACTGCAGTAGATATCCGCGCTTACAGGTTAAATATTCTTAACAGCACAACAGGGTTAATAACAGGTGCCTACGGTGAGATCTCAAAAACAACTAACAGCGGATTCAACTGGACACAGCTTTCGCTATCTGCTGTTCCCGTTTCAAACTCTGTGAATAAGATAAGCTTCACTGATCAAAATTATGGATGGGCAGCCGCCGGAAACAGACTGTTAAAAACAACTAACGGCGGAACTCAATGGATTACTCAGCCGGATACTTCAAAATTATATTCCTCGGTAAAATTTATTGATCAGAATACGGGAGTTTTCAGTGCATATGGCGGAATTTATCTCTCTACTTCCTCCGGGAATAACTGGAATATTGTTACAGGTCCGGAATACTCAAATTATAATTTCTTAAATTTAAGCATGACTGCACCTGATACCTGGTATTGCATAGGAAAAGAGATCTCAACATCTGCTACTATAATTTTAAAAACTACGAACGGCGGTTCAAACTGGCAGTCTGCAAACTCACCTTCGCAGTTCCTATTGGATATTTCTTTTACTGATGCAAATACAGGTTTTGTAACATTTTTGGGCGGAATTTATAAAACCACAAACGGCGGTTCAAACTGGAATTTATTAACATCAACTTCTGCAAGTACGATATCATTTATTAATTCCAATACCGGATGGTATTTATATTCAGGTAAAATATACAAAACAACAAACGGTGGTATAAATTTTCAGCAGGTTTATAACGGGGGAAACCTGACCTTAAACTGTTTAAAATTTGCAAATGCTCTTACAGGGTGGCTGCTTGCATATGATGGCAGCAGCTACGGAAAAATCCTGAAAACAACAGATGGCGGACAAACATTTTTTTATAATAATTATGCATCTTCAAAGCTGTATGATATAGCTGTATTAAACGAAAACACTGTATGGGTATGCGGTGAGAACGGAGCCATTCTCAAAACCACCACCGGCGGCACTATCGGTATTCATCAGATAAGTGCTTCCCTTCCTGATAAATTTTATCTGGAGCAGAATTATCCGAATCCATTTAATCCTAATTCAAACATAGTATTTTCATTGCCTCAGAATACTTTTGTAAAACTGAATGTTTTTGATTTACTCGGAAGAGAAGTCGCAAACTTAGTGAATGAAAAATTATCTGCAGGAAAATATAAATATGATTTTAATGCTTCACTCCTCCCAAGCGGAATATATTTTTATAAATTAGAAACAGAAAGTTTTTCAGAAACGAAAAAGATGGTGCTGGTAAAATAG
- a CDS encoding isoaspartyl peptidase/L-asparaginase, whose amino-acid sequence MTPELEAGYRHALGFALMRGWQILEAGGSAMDAVEAAVMEMELNPLFNAGKGSVFTNEGLIEMDASIMNGADLTAGAIAGVRNIKHPIKLARAVMEKSEFVMLSGKGAEDFAKEKGIETESDEYFFTQRRFDQLEKAKASGKSFLDHTTDFTGAKKKFGTVGAVALDDQGNLAAATSTGGMTNKKYGRIGDTAIIGAGTYAENGVAAVSCTGDGEFFIRQSVAYDLVALMKYKELSLGEAAEYAIFNNLNSIKGEGGLIAVDSEGDIEMVFNSEGMYRAFISQGREMEVKIYKE is encoded by the coding sequence ATGACTCCCGAGCTTGAAGCCGGGTACCGACATGCCCTTGGCTTTGCTCTCATGCGCGGCTGGCAAATCCTTGAAGCCGGCGGAAGCGCTATGGATGCAGTCGAAGCTGCCGTTATGGAAATGGAGCTCAATCCCCTTTTCAATGCGGGCAAGGGTTCGGTCTTTACCAATGAAGGTCTTATAGAAATGGATGCCTCGATAATGAACGGCGCTGACCTTACTGCTGGAGCAATAGCAGGGGTTAGGAACATAAAGCATCCCATAAAGCTTGCCCGCGCTGTGATGGAGAAATCGGAATTTGTAATGCTATCCGGTAAGGGCGCTGAAGATTTTGCAAAGGAGAAAGGAATCGAAACCGAAAGCGATGAGTACTTTTTTACTCAGAGAAGATTTGACCAGCTTGAAAAAGCAAAGGCATCGGGGAAATCTTTTTTAGATCATACGACTGACTTCACAGGAGCAAAGAAAAAATTCGGGACCGTCGGCGCAGTGGCATTGGATGATCAGGGCAATCTTGCAGCGGCAACATCAACTGGAGGAATGACAAATAAAAAATACGGGCGCATCGGCGATACAGCTATAATCGGTGCAGGGACTTATGCAGAGAACGGCGTAGCGGCGGTATCGTGCACCGGGGACGGCGAGTTTTTTATAAGGCAGTCGGTAGCTTATGATTTAGTTGCGCTAATGAAGTATAAGGAGCTCTCTTTGGGAGAAGCGGCAGAGTATGCAATATTCAACAATCTTAATTCAATCAAAGGAGAAGGCGGATTGATTGCAGTCGACAGTGAAGGAGATATTGAAATGGTTTTTAACAGCGAAGGAATGTACAGAGCATTCATCTCTCAGGGTAGAGAGATGGAAGTAAAAATTTATAAAGAGTAA
- a CDS encoding T9SS type A sorting domain-containing protein, producing the protein MKKILAVILIFWAGQNAFSQSAWVVQNPTAYHPQVRNIFMLNSNTGFACGSGGNVIKTTDGGNLWTSIGSGIDFYAMDVFFLDINTGWSCGMTGRLVKTTNGGTSWQQLQFIGYTQTINSVYFIDQNTGFAGFENGVIAKSTNGGVNWTKDSVYSFSVTGFKFFNQSTGYAIGNYGSIFKTTNTGQDWTELPITPETSQIYASDFINIETGYVATNRNVWKTTNSGLNWQQSLHTDYQYGIKSMSFLNNQTGYTTLYSGQIYKTENSGLNWTLISSPVSTIIQILAVAPDKNFLISGEMKIYRSLNGGANWTAYSNSVTQRSLEDVKFFNESTGYIIGDSGVFLKTTNGGSNWQLLPIFTDERLRQMYFLNPMTGWVSGDNGTIMRTTNGGINWQTPVSRLPKNIFSSVFFVNSSTGYTLSGNGKLFKTTDEGMRWTQLTIPSAFSYGKVYFLNEATGFCSGYDGYDFVIKTTNAGESWSEIISSGATNSSLFFLNENTGYGSGYYRLSKTTDGGLNWMQINYNMNYFFNNVHFLNEQTGYACGTSGTMCKTTNGGQSWGDISVPVFSASNKIFFVNDSIGWLICTDGSIFKTTTGGVLTGFTQNSLPVPDKYFLSQNYPNPFNPSTRINYELRNTNYVTLKVFDLLGKEVATLVNDKQSAGTYAVDFNSAEFNLPSGIYFYTLNAGEFQETRKMVLVK; encoded by the coding sequence ATGAAAAAAATTCTGGCAGTAATTTTAATTTTTTGGGCAGGGCAAAATGCATTTTCTCAAAGTGCTTGGGTTGTGCAGAATCCGACTGCATATCATCCTCAGGTAAGAAATATTTTTATGCTTAATTCAAATACAGGCTTTGCTTGCGGCAGCGGTGGTAATGTTATAAAGACAACTGATGGCGGAAACTTATGGACAAGTATTGGCTCGGGAATAGATTTCTATGCTATGGATGTTTTTTTCTTAGATATAAATACAGGATGGTCTTGCGGAATGACCGGAAGACTTGTCAAAACTACCAATGGAGGAACATCATGGCAGCAGCTTCAGTTTATTGGTTACACTCAAACTATAAATTCTGTTTATTTTATAGATCAAAATACAGGCTTTGCAGGATTTGAGAACGGAGTAATTGCAAAAAGTACCAATGGAGGTGTGAACTGGACTAAGGACTCAGTGTATAGTTTTTCTGTAACGGGATTTAAATTTTTTAATCAAAGTACAGGGTACGCAATCGGAAATTATGGAAGTATATTTAAAACTACTAACACAGGACAGGACTGGACTGAGCTTCCAATAACACCCGAAACATCGCAAATTTATGCATCAGATTTTATTAATATTGAAACAGGTTATGTTGCAACAAACAGAAATGTCTGGAAAACTACAAACTCCGGTTTGAACTGGCAGCAAAGTTTGCACACAGATTATCAGTATGGAATTAAATCGATGAGTTTCTTAAATAATCAAACGGGCTATACAACTTTATACTCAGGACAGATATACAAAACAGAAAATTCAGGGCTTAACTGGACGTTAATTTCATCACCTGTATCAACTATTATTCAGATTCTGGCAGTTGCACCTGATAAAAATTTTCTGATTTCAGGCGAGATGAAAATATACAGATCTCTTAATGGAGGGGCTAACTGGACGGCATATTCAAATTCAGTCACACAGCGTTCATTAGAGGACGTTAAATTTTTCAATGAGAGTACAGGGTACATAATAGGGGATTCAGGTGTATTTTTGAAAACTACTAACGGAGGAAGTAACTGGCAGTTATTGCCAATTTTTACGGATGAACGCTTAAGACAAATGTACTTTTTAAATCCAATGACCGGGTGGGTAAGCGGAGATAACGGAACAATAATGAGAACAACTAATGGAGGAATTAACTGGCAGACACCTGTCAGCAGATTGCCGAAAAATATTTTCAGCTCAGTATTTTTTGTAAACTCCTCAACGGGATATACTTTATCAGGGAATGGCAAACTTTTCAAAACAACGGATGAAGGTATGCGTTGGACTCAGCTGACAATTCCTTCTGCCTTCAGTTACGGCAAGGTATATTTTTTAAACGAAGCAACAGGTTTTTGTTCAGGGTATGACGGATACGATTTTGTTATCAAGACAACAAATGCCGGAGAGAGCTGGAGCGAAATTATTTCTTCCGGTGCAACAAATAGTTCACTTTTCTTCCTCAATGAAAATACAGGTTACGGTTCAGGATATTACCGGCTTAGCAAAACAACCGACGGAGGTCTGAACTGGATGCAGATAAATTACAATATGAATTACTTTTTCAACAATGTCCACTTTCTTAATGAACAAACAGGTTATGCATGCGGAACTTCCGGTACAATGTGTAAAACAACGAATGGCGGCCAGAGCTGGGGAGATATTTCAGTCCCTGTATTTTCTGCATCAAATAAAATATTTTTCGTAAATGATTCAATCGGCTGGCTGATATGTACAGATGGAAGTATTTTTAAAACAACAACAGGCGGTGTGCTTACAGGATTCACGCAAAATAGCTTACCTGTACCGGATAAATATTTTCTTTCCCAGAACTACCCCAATCCCTTCAATCCGTCTACGAGGATTAATTACGAATTACGAAATACGAATTATGTAACATTAAAAGTTTTTGATTTGCTAGGAAAGGAAGTTGCTACGCTGGTAAACGATAAGCAAAGCGCAGGCACCTATGCAGTTGATTTTAATTCAGCAGAATTCAATCTTCCAAGCGGAATTTATTTTTATACGTTAAATGCAGGGGAGTTTCAAGAAACAAGAAAGATGGTATTGGTAAAATAA
- a CDS encoding T9SS type A sorting domain-containing protein, with amino-acid sequence MKKGKLILTITIFLYAVSAFSQGNVTSNFPLKIGNVFVFEGYTHENGPGWNLWHYRTTIQKDTVVGDKKYYHMTEFCGYQNYWWRVDTVSGILFTFDPSNSCPAYYKEKLFDSLKASVGYSTIGCGPLSFTCTTILNHTIFNLNVQSKVFEYGNNFYYENRRYDSGFGMVYKIISGGGAQTSHTLKGCILNGIVYGDTNLTTVKLLSEIIPENFSLSQNYPNPFNPSTVIHYQLSVARFTTLRIFDLQGKEVATLVNEKQNPGSYAVDFNSAEFNLPSGIYFYTLNAGEFKETRKMILVK; translated from the coding sequence ATGAAGAAGGGAAAATTGATTTTAACTATTACAATTTTTTTATATGCAGTAAGTGCTTTTAGTCAAGGAAATGTAACTTCAAATTTCCCTCTTAAAATAGGAAATGTTTTTGTTTTTGAAGGGTACACCCATGAAAACGGACCCGGCTGGAATCTATGGCACTATCGAACCACTATTCAGAAGGATACTGTAGTTGGTGATAAAAAATATTATCACATGACAGAATTCTGTGGATATCAAAATTATTGGTGGAGAGTAGATACAGTATCAGGTATCTTGTTTACTTTTGACCCTTCTAACTCTTGTCCTGCTTATTATAAAGAGAAACTTTTTGACAGTCTGAAAGCTTCTGTAGGATATAGCACAATTGGCTGCGGACCATTATCTTTCACATGCACGACAATTTTAAACCATACTATTTTTAATTTAAATGTTCAATCAAAAGTATTTGAATACGGAAATAATTTTTATTATGAGAATCGACGATATGATTCAGGTTTTGGAATGGTTTACAAAATCATATCAGGAGGTGGGGCTCAAACTTCACATACATTAAAAGGATGTATTTTAAATGGTATTGTTTATGGAGATACAAATTTAACAACGGTTAAATTGTTATCTGAAATTATTCCGGAAAATTTTTCCCTTTCCCAAAACTATCCCAACCCGTTCAACCCAAGTACAGTTATCCATTATCAGTTGTCAGTTGCCAGGTTTACTACATTAAGAATTTTTGATTTGCAGGGGAAGGAAGTTGCAACTCTTGTAAACGAAAAACAAAATCCAGGCAGCTATGCAGTGGATTTTAATTCAGCGGAGTTCAATCTCCCCAGCGGAATTTATTTTTATACACTGAATGCAGGGGAGTTTAAAGAGACAAGAAAAATGATTTTAGTAAAGTAA
- a CDS encoding T9SS type A sorting domain-containing protein, with the protein MRKLILCLLLFVMLSSVKAQPGWNLQFSSDTVSGFYYVGFPDISKGYALRAGQVFKTSNLGLSWQIYTFPRALFYTAYFLNKDTAYSVGSTGGTLIRTYSGGTAWDSLYEFPADIVSLKFFDVNTGFAGSYQGKVYKTTNKGVSWSMVLQVIEDLDTRIESFYFPNSSTGLACASTYISAGPFSSYSTRIYKTTDGGANWATNYLLNGIYITEMKFADENTGYGSTLFSGVVKTTNGGVNWSQVYTSGQINCIEVLSASRVYIPGAVTTNGGATWQTQSLPESSFFLRSICFVNINTGFIVGGRIPNDGSTAKILKTTDGGVIAVQQISSVVPDKYSLKQNYPNPFNPTTRINYELRNTNYVSLKVFDLLGKEVGTLVNEKQNAGSYAVDFNSAEFNLPSGIYFYTLNAGEFKETRKMILIK; encoded by the coding sequence ATGAGAAAGCTTATTTTATGTCTTCTGCTATTTGTAATGCTATCATCAGTAAAAGCCCAGCCCGGCTGGAATTTGCAGTTTTCAAGTGATACAGTTTCGGGTTTCTATTATGTTGGCTTTCCTGATATTTCTAAAGGTTATGCTTTAAGAGCGGGACAGGTTTTCAAAACATCAAATTTAGGTTTAAGTTGGCAGATTTACACATTCCCGCGCGCACTTTTTTATACTGCTTATTTTTTAAATAAGGATACGGCATACTCAGTGGGTTCAACAGGAGGAACTCTAATCAGAACTTATTCGGGCGGAACGGCATGGGATTCTTTATATGAATTTCCCGCTGATATCGTCAGCCTAAAATTCTTTGATGTGAATACAGGCTTTGCAGGCTCATATCAGGGAAAAGTTTATAAAACTACGAACAAAGGTGTAAGCTGGAGTATGGTCCTTCAGGTAATTGAAGATTTGGATACAAGGATAGAATCATTTTACTTTCCTAACTCTTCCACAGGATTAGCGTGTGCATCTACGTATATTTCTGCAGGTCCTTTTTCGAGTTACTCAACCAGAATCTACAAAACAACTGACGGCGGGGCTAACTGGGCTACTAATTATTTATTGAATGGGATATATATAACTGAAATGAAATTTGCCGATGAAAATACCGGGTACGGCTCAACCTTATTCAGCGGTGTCGTAAAAACTACCAATGGAGGAGTAAACTGGTCACAGGTTTACACTTCAGGGCAAATAAATTGTATTGAAGTACTATCGGCTTCAAGAGTTTACATACCGGGTGCAGTAACAACAAATGGCGGAGCAACATGGCAAACACAAAGCTTGCCTGAATCATCTTTCTTTTTAAGGTCAATATGTTTTGTAAATATAAATACCGGATTTATAGTAGGCGGCCGAATTCCAAATGACGGAAGTACAGCCAAAATATTAAAAACAACAGACGGCGGAGTGATAGCTGTACAGCAAATTTCTTCTGTTGTACCCGATAAATATTCGTTAAAGCAAAATTACCCCAACCCGTTCAATCCAACTACGAGAATTAATTACGAATTACGAAATACAAATTACGTAAGCTTGAAAGTTTTTGATTTACTCGGTAAGGAAGTGGGGACTCTGGTAAACGAAAAGCAAAATGCAGGCAGCTATGCGGTGGATTTTAATTCAGCAGAGTTTAACCTCCCCAGCGGAATATATTTTTATACTCTGAATGCGGGAGAGTTTAAAGAGACAAGAAAGATGATTTTAATAAAATAA